The following are encoded in a window of Drosophila simulans strain w501 chromosome 3L, Prin_Dsim_3.1, whole genome shotgun sequence genomic DNA:
- the LOC6739031 gene encoding uncharacterized protein LOC6739031 — MEELCNNSGHSATSSSGSNSSISAKTALSECSAAWINYLSALNNLCTAGSKLAHSIAVLEQWSLSEKPLFNNYTTTYLTNSWNDLARATTVATGTVKTHMLALLQDFVTMSSLDQTSSTDLDQKRFREHNELIVLENAQAVINIQHQFCAASYDAFSSLTCCFVCQSPVGFPHEQDCSVMKQRNQYDQRSQTPSPNLCGPSTKMDSSRGNSLTDQRPIATGISETADQPRGTSPQLNFCDANPMQAIFEHTRGPLPNPGQLLSMKIPFHRNVKSSLSFPLFPLNGQRRWSEAAAAEVIDGISTDPESQMRRWSMPWEASKTDRNTVTWNQTRIMPMNTLKTSCYKMSSSERYTSHSDGNWPLASTSQDGLLEAIQLLSIKPTTVPQMSPQPSILSTSPDGAPLD; from the exons ATGGAGGAGCTGTGCAACAATTCCGGACACTCGGCTACTtccagcagtggcagcaactcGTCGATATCGGCCAAAACCGCACTGAGTGAATGCTCTGCCGCTTGGATAAATTACTTGAGCGCTTTGAACAACCTATGTACCGCCGGCTCCAAATTGGCGCATTCTATTGCAGTTTTGGAACAGTGGTCATTGAGCGAAAAGCCGTTGTTCAATAATTATACAACGACTTATTTAACCAATTCATGGAACGACTTGGCTAG AGCAACAACAGTGGCCACAGGAACAGTCAAGACCCACATGCTGGCCTTGCTGCAGGATTTCGTCACCATGTCATCCTTGGATCAGACCTCCAGTACCGACTTGGATCAAAAGCGGTTCAGGGAGCACAACGAACTGATTGTGTTAGAGAATGCACAGGCTGTAATAAATATTCAGCACCAGTTCTGTGCAGCCAGCTACGATGCCTTTTCGTCCCTGACTTGctgctttgtttgccaatcGCCAGTTGGATTTCCACATGAACAGGACTGCAGTGTTATGAAGCAGCG CAATCAATACGACCAACGATCTCAAACACCTTCGCCCAATTTATGTGGGCCGAGTACAAAGATGGATTCCTCCAGGGGAAACTCATTAACTGACCAACGCCCAATTGCCACTGGAATTTCAGAAACAG CCGACCAGCCCAGAGGTACCTCGCCTCAACTGAACTTTTGCGATGCCAATCCTATGCAGGCCATTTTCGAGCACACACGCGGTCCCTTGCCAAACCCCGGCCAATTGCTGTCCATGAAGATTCCATTTCACCGGAACGTCAAGTCGTCCTTAAGTTTTCCATTATTTCCCCTGAACGGTCAGCGTCGATGGTCggaagcagctgctgccgagGTGATCGATGGCATCTCCACGGATCCCGAAAGCCAGATGAGAAGGTGGTCAATGCCATGGGAAGCATCTAAGACTGATAGGAACACTGTCACATGGAACCAAACCAGGATAATGCCAATGAACACTTTGAAAACCTCTTGCTACAAGATGTCTAGCTCAGAACGATATACTTCCCACTCCG ATGGAAACTGGCCCCTGGCTTCAACCAGTCAAGATGGGCTTTTAGAAGCTATTCAACTACTATCCATCAAACCCACCACCGTCCCACAAATGAGTCCTCAGCCCTCAATTCTGTCGACTTCTCCGGATGGAGCACCACTTGACTAA